From the Hevea brasiliensis isolate MT/VB/25A 57/8 chromosome 15, ASM3005281v1, whole genome shotgun sequence genome, one window contains:
- the LOC110644172 gene encoding uncharacterized protein LOC110644172 yields the protein MGMKQQSHKTTISIRYSTILTLALLLTSAFLFISPLMHVQEPLLFPSEQTSFSGDLRDAKFPWNKLCFGPTFKKLKLAVFSKTWPIGAAPGGMERHASTLYHALAARGHEIHVFTVPSDRRPHSDVHEGNLHVYFAANDHGSFSCSLAFEIFNKIGTDVAFDYVHTGSVSLPYWKAKMLPHVAVTWHGIWYEIMHSKLFEELFSNPNGVLPGSTTELQEAMPRLIDEIRFFSSYLF from the coding sequence ATGGGCATGAAACAACAATCTCACAAAACCACTATTTCTATTAGATATTCAACAATTCTTACTCTAGCCCTTCTCCTTACCTCggcttttctcttcatttctccaCTTATGCATGTACAGGAACCTTTATTGTTTCCTTCTGAGCAAACCTCATTTAGTGGAGACCTCAGAGATGCTAAATTTCCATGGAACAAACTTTGTTTCGGACCGACTTTTAAGAAGCTAAAACTTGCAGTTTTCTCCAAGACATGGCCGATTGGTGCAGCCCCTGGGGGCATGGAACGACATGCTTCTACTCTATATCATGCTCTAGCTGCCAGGGGTCATGAAATCCATGTGTTCACTGTGCCATCAGATAGGAGACCTCATTCTGATGTCCATGAAGGCAACCTTCATGTGTATTTTGCTGCAAATGATCATGGTTCTTTTAGCTGCTCTCTAGCATTTGAGATATTCAACAAGATAGGCACTGATGTAGCATTTGATTATGTACATACAGGGAGTGTTTCATTACCTTATTGGAAAGCAAAAATGCTGCCTCATGTAGCTGTAACTTGGCATGGAATTTGGTATGAAATTATGCACTCCAAGTTATTTGAAGAGCTATTTTCAAATCCAAATGGGGTTCTTCCAGGCTCTACGACAGAGCTTCAAGAAGCAATGCCAAGGCTTATCGACGAGATCAGATTCTTCTCCAGTTACCTTTTCTAA
- the LOC110644176 gene encoding uncharacterized protein LOC110644176 gives MGMKQQPHKTTISIRYSTILTLALLLTSAFLFISPLMHVQEPLLFPSEQTSFSGDLRDANFPWNKLCFGPTFEKLKLAVFSKTWPIGAAPGGMERHASTLYHALAARGHEIHVFTVPSDRRPHSDIHEGNLHVYFAANDHGSVNCSLAFEIFNKIGTDVAFDYVHTESVSLPYWRAKMLPHVAVTWHGIWYEIMHSKLFEELFSNPNGVLPSPTTELQEAMPRLIDEIKFFSSYKQHICISNSAGEVLIDIYQLPQRNVHVILNGVDSTKFVHNPEAGIRFRRRYGIPENASLVMGVAGRLVRDKGHPLLHEAFSLIRKRHPGLCLVVAGSGPWRRRYAELGSSVKVLGALESSQLSEFYNAIDVFVNPTLRPQGLDLTLIEAMHCGKPVLTPNYPSIVGTVVVNEEFGYTFSPNVKSFVEALELVIKDGPKLLNQKGLACKEYALSMFTATKMASAYERFFLCMKNTRYCQYPLPTDC, from the coding sequence ATGGGCATGAAACAACAACCTCACAAAACCACTATTTCTATTAGATATTCAACAATTCTAACTCTAGCCCTTCTCCTTACCTCggcttttctcttcatttctccaCTTATGCATGTACAGGAACCTTTACTGTTTCCTTCTGAGCAAACCTCTTTTAGTGGAGACCTCAGAGATGCTAATTTTCCATGGAACAAACTTTGTTTCGGACCGACTTTTGAGAAGCTAAAACTTGCAGTTTTCTCCAAGACATGGCCGATTGGTGCAGCCCCTGGGGGCATGGAACGCCATGCTTCTACTCTATATCATGCTCTAGCTGCCAGGGGTCATGAAATCCATGTGTTCACTGTGCCATCAGATAGGAGACCTCATTCTGATATCCATGAAGGCAACCTTCATGTGTATTTTGCTGCAAATGATCATGGTTCTGTTAACTGCTCTCTAGCATTTGAGATATTCAACAAGATAGGGACTGATGTAGCATTTGATTATGTGCATACAGAGAGTGTTTCATTGCCTTATTGGAGAGCAAAAATGCTGCCTCATGTAGCTGTAACTTGGCATGGAATTTGGTATGAAATTATGCACTCCAAGTTATTTGAAGAGCTATTTTCAAATCCAAATGGGGTTCTTCCAAGCCCTACGACAGAGCTTCAAGAAGCAATGCCAAGGCTTATCGACGAGATTAAATTCTTCTCGAGTTACAAACAGCATATATGCATCAGCAATAGCGCAGGCGAGGTATTAATAGACATCTATCAGCTGCCTCAGAGAAATGTCCATGTCATACTAAATGGGGTAGACAGCACAAAATTTGTGCACAACCCAGAAGCAGGAATAAGGTTTAGAAGACGATACGGTATCCCTGAAAATGCAAGCCTTGTGATGGGAGTTGCAGGGAGGCTGGTTAGGGACAAGGGACATCCACTGCTACATGAGGCATTTTCCCTGATCAGAAAACGCCACCCTGGTTTATGCCTGGTGGTGGCAGGGTCAGGTCCCTGGAGGAGAAGGTATGCTGAATTAGGCTCTAGTGTTAAAGTTTTAGGTGCATTGGAGTCATCACAGCTTTCAGAGTTCTATAATGCAATTGATGTGTTTGTCAACCCAACATTGAGACCTCAAGGACTTGATCTTACATTAATTGAAGCAATGCATTGTGGGAAGCCAGTTTTGACCCCAAATTATCCAAGCATAGTTGGGACAGTGGTGGTGAATGAAGAATTTGGCTACACATTTTCACCTAACGTGAAGTCATTTGTTGAGGCCTTGGAGTTGGTTATAAAAGATGGGCCAAAATTATTGAACCAGAAAGGCTTAGCTTGCAAAGAGTATGCTCTTTCTATGTTTACTGCCACTAAGATGGCATCTGCCTATGAGAGATTCTTCCTCTGTATGAAGAACACTAGATATTGTCAGTATCCTCTTCCAACAGATTGTTAA